In Oryza sativa Japonica Group chromosome 1, ASM3414082v1, the genomic stretch CGGGGCATGGGATTGCCCCAATCTACGGCAATTGCCGGCCAGAGGTGGCGAAAGGGTGGTGGTCTGGTGGAGCTCGGGTTAGTGATGGAGGTGGCAGCTCGGTGGCGGATTGGAGTGGAGTGGCGGCCAGGACGTGGCGCGGCGCTGCGATGCGGCAACGTGAACAGCACGGTGCGATGGTGGCTAGGCGGTGGCAGCGTGCGCCCGGAGTGGGGAACAACGGCGGTGTTCCAGTGGTGGAGGGGAAAAACACGTAGTGGAGGCTAAGGTGGAGCTCGATGCGGTGAAGCTGCTGGTGGTGGGGGCGTGGCGCAGCAGTGGCGCTAGCAGCAGTGATTTGTGGCCGAAATACGACGGCGATGGTGGAGCTTGTAGGTCTCAGCGAGGGAGTGGTTTCGGGCATCGGCAAGCTCGCAAGAGAGGGGTAAACGGATGAGTGGAGTAGGGGGGTTGATTTTTCTAGGCTTGGGAGGCTGGCTCGAGCCTCGAGGTCGGGAAGAGCGGGAACAACCAGCGGAGTGAGGCTCCGGCGACTTGTGCGAAATGTGGCCTTAGtgggcatttaactatttgccacttttagatttggcaattaactatttgcacccctatctcaatgacatgtgggtccaaatgtgtcaatgacatgtgggtccattaggaaatagttaattgccacatctaaaagtggtaaatagttaaatatctcacACAGGGGGCCACGGGGATGTGGGGGAAATGAGGCGGGAACGTGGAGACAGTTCGACGCTGTTTAGATGCGAGCTCGTGACCGGGGGGGCGCCGGATTTGGCAGGATGTGAGCGGCGGTGTGGTCCGGCCGGTCAACCAACCGGAGGTTGAAGGAGAGCccaacaggtgggccccacctactAGCGGCTCGGGAGATAGGAGGGTGGCAGTGTAGACTTCGCAAAGGGGAGGTGCAAGCGGGCGGAGCAGCGAGCTAGGtcagggagagagaagaggggaggatgGCCTGgcccgggagagggaggagaaagcAGGTCGTGCGGGGAGCTTGGGCCTAATGTCCCTGGTGGTTGTGGCATCGACATTTGTGGTCATGGCACGGGACGCCCGCAGCAGCGGAGTGGTAGGCGCTAGGTGCCAAGATGTACCGACAGCCGCCTTATTGCAGACGCCTACCAGTGAGCTCCTGCCAGGGCAAGTCAACGCCGTGTGTAGGTTAGAGCAACGGTGCCATCTTCTTCCTTCACCACCAAAGAGGCACCGCCATGCCTTGCTCTTTGAACCGAGAAGAGAGATTAGGGAGACACTACAGCCGAATGCTGATGAGATCGGGAAGAGGGAGCCTAAGGGGACAGAAAGGGATAGAGGCAGTACATGGCGCGGCGATGTATCTTGAATCGCCCCCACGAGGTCAGCGCACCAGCTTCACCAACACCGCCCAGGCTTCTACAAATTTATTGATCCACAGACATCACCTGCAAATCAACAAATTCACATACAAATCAACAAAATAGACATCCGTGCAGCCCGCCGTGCAGCCCAccgcaccgcccgccgccgtgtaggccgctgccgccgtgcaCCTCGAATCCGCCGGCTTGCTCGCTTCCTTTaaaggagaggataagagagaggaaagagagaggataagaaaagggaggaagaggaagttAAAATGAGGAGATAAGGGAGGGGGAGTTTGCTTGAGGATAATGGCGAGGTATTATATACGACGCATCGATTTTTAAGTCCCGGTTGCTCTTATCATATGAGTCTAAAAATAGTAGGGGGACACACACTTTTTGAACctggactaaaaataatctttagtcccgggtctAAAGATCATAAAGTGGTGGTGGGCTTTTCAACCGGGgttaaagatgatctttagtcccggttcctattCAAACCGGGATTAATGTGGTTTTTGCACCACCCAGTAAAGATCATTTCTTCAGTAGTGATATAATTAATGCATGTGATATAATTAatgcatttaatttaattaggtaaaCTATGACAGGCTTCTAGGAAATAGCTGTTGTTGGTTAatgtaaggaaaaaaaagtacgaattacccctaaACTATTGCGACAGTATGAATTGCCCCCTCagaccacaaaaccagacatattaaacctcaaactattgaaaccggacgATTTACCCCCTGACTCAACCCGAAgcggttttggtcctacgtggcatacacgtggcaccgacgtggaaatccaatcagcaaaaaataataaaaaataatatatatagggcccacatgtcatattgACCCCTTCTTCTTTGTCACTTCTCCTCTGTGATGTTGGCGTTGGGCATGGCTGGGCAAGCGGCAGTGGGCACAGATGGGTGGCTCCGGTTGGCGGCAGGCACGGATGGGGAGGGGGAATAGGTTGGCGGCGAGCTGCGACAGGCGCGAATGGGGGGACTctccaggcggcggcgggagcagcgggaAGGGGGTGCGGCTGGGAGTAAGCTCCAgatgacgacgaggcggcggggaggaagCTTCGGTCGAGCGGAGCGCGATGACGGGCATGACTGGAATGACGGTGGTGAAGGTCGCCTCATCGGTATTCGCATCACACCTCGGGGGGACGTGCGCCAAGGCTCTGTCGAGGTGGGGACTCTCATGGTCGTGGACGTGCGCGATCTGTCGCTGCTGCTCCTTGCCACGCCCTCTACCGCTCCcgccgcgcctgccgccgcttGGCGCTGGCATGCTCCCACAAatccgccactgccgccgcttcCCGTGCCTGCCCTGGAGGGCGACGACACCGCCGTCACTTCCCCCGCTCGCCCTAGAGAGCGCAGCCGCACGTGACCCCGCTCGACCTGGAGGgtgccgtcatcgccgccgcttcccccaCCCGCCCTTGACGTCGCCGCTTTCCCCACCCGCCCTGGACGCCGCTTTCCAGCCCGCCCTGGAGAGCACCACCGCCACGTCGCTTTCTATCTGCCCTGgaggagatgaagagaggggaaagtggaAGAAATACATAagcatgacatgtgggaccacctAATTTTGCTGATTGGATTTCCACGACGGGGCCATgtgtatgccacgtaggacTAAAACTGCTCCGGATtgaggggggggggtaattcgtctggtttcaatagtttgagattccggggggggggggggcaattcATACTATCGCAATATTTCAGGGGGgtattcgtactttttccttaatgTAGTAATGTGAAACAACCTTAAGCAAGTAGCGTAAAagaaaatctatttttcatTTGATACATGGTTTTAAGAAGAGTAAATACTAGACACATTTCAGATTGCTACAATAATATATAGTCTATGATTTTATCAAAAATCTGCCACTTTATTAGTCTGACAATTCTTGGAGCCATCTGTCATTCATAGATGCAATACTTAGGCTGGTGTAAGTTAGGTCTACATGTCATATACATAGAGGATCGTAAAgtagtagttttgtgataattaaaATCTTTTTCTATAGCTGGAGTTTTTGTGAAATACCTATCTAAAGTTGTTGCAAATTAAAGCGTTATGTTTGACAAAATAATGGTAGTTTTGGGAAATTTAGgacctgttcagattgtagccaaaataaaccttattaAGTTTTGgcaatgtcaaaattttggcaagatagcaatattgccaaaattttggcaggatttcttatgtattgatcaaatttggcagcaaactaaatatagacatttttttagtaactttaccaaaaaaaaatgtatggttgaaaatgacatcaaagtgaacagaacCTTATACTATCTTAAGAAATATGTGCTGATCATTTTGAAAATGGTAGGGTTTTTGGCGGTTCCCAGAAACCCGAGGATCAACTCTTTATTCGGGTACCACTCTCGATGCTGCACCGTGACGAACTTACGCATGTTGGACTCGGAAGTTGGCGGAAGAACACAATAAAGAACGGAGAGGCCAGCAAAGGCTCGTCAAGCGTACGACAGAATCAACGCAATGTCCTAGTTCGCATGTTTTGCCCAAAGCGCCATGTCAAGATGACCATATTCCAGACAACCCTGACATGGATGGAGGCAGCTGCACTCGTCGCTTGCATCTTCATATCGTTCCGGCGTTTACTCAAGCAAGACTACGTCGATCCAAAAGACAAAGTTAAGGATGACCACAAGAACATTAGAGGTTCCCTGAATGTCTTCTATGGGCTGGCCCTTGCCCATAGCATGTCCTACTACATCTTGATTGTTGCGTTCCAGTTTTTAGTGGCTCCATTGGTAAGGTTGGTCCATTCTAGTTACAAGCTTCATGACTGGGGCATGGATGCAGTTTCTGAGTATACAGCCAAAAAGCTTTGGGCATTCATTAGGTATAATGTTAGGGAAGCTCTCGAGATGAATTTGATCACCTTTGGAAAGGAGCTGGCACGATCCGATTCAATTGATGACCAGTTGAAAGGAGTTAGGATTCTTGATTACATCATAAGATGGGAGAAGCAGCACTTATCTAGAGCAGGTGTTCTTGACATCTACAAGATTGAGAAGTACAAAGGGAGGGTGCTTACAAGTATTCGAGCTTCCACTGAGACACTAGAGAGAGTGGTGAATATGCTGGGGCTGAATTTGAAGAGCCTAGAAGAGGAAGAAACTAGAGGTCATGCAGCATCCATAGTGCTTGAACTTGCTCCATACCTCCTATTCGAGAATTTGCCTGCAATGCCACAGCTTATAGCCTCACTACTAACGACAGGCCGAGAGAGGATCAATGAAGGCCCCCATGACATAAATAGTGTGGAGCTCACTTGTTATGGTGTGAAAATTCTTGAAAGGCTTGTAGAGAATCCAGATAACCGCAGATCTGTGGCTGATGCCAATGTCGTTTTGTCGAAAATTGTAGAACTGCTAAACTTCAGAGATGATTGTAAGGTACCTGTTCCAGATGAAACTGAGAATAGAAGCCAAGAAGAGATAGTTGAGGCCTCACTAAATGTCCTGCACAAGCTAGTTAGCACTACTGGTGAGACTGGCGAAGCTCTACGAAGCACCATTTCCAAGAATTCTGAGATCATGAGCAACATCAGAAAAATCCTGTATCAGCATGATAACAAGAACAGTAGTTTATCTGTTCATGCTGTAAAAATCCTTTCTTGCTTAGCGATGCATGAGACTGCTAGAGAAGTGATTGGAAGTTCTTGCCAGATCGTCAGGAAGCTTGTTTCGTCGGTTCTTCCAAGGCCTATGGATATTGTTCAAGATGGCAACAATGGATCCACAGTTGCTGACTCAGCCGCACAGGCATTAGTTCTGCTAAGTACTGGGAGTGAATACAACAGGGCAACCATCCTTGATAAAATTAATCTGGAAGAGCTTGTCGGCATGCTCTTTGATGCTTCCATGGAGCAAAGGATTATGATAGCACATCTGCTTAAACATTTGCGGACGTATTCAGGCCCAGGTTATGGAAACCAACTGAAGAAAGTAATTGACGGTTCTCTGCCAAAGGTAAATTCTGTCATATAGTTGAGTTTTTGCCTAAAATTGGAATTCGATACTAAATTTTCTGCATCACCATACCACTGAAGAATAGCTGAAATATGTGTCAATGAATACAATTTTTCTGAAGGTAAAATAAAGTGTTCGCGTGCTATAAGTTTCGGTAGTAAACTATCTATTCTTTGTCTTCCGTTACATGTTCCAATTCTATTTCTGTTAAAAAGCTAAATCTTATGTTTTCCATGACAATCTGTATTGCATATTTAGTTAGAAACTTAGAAGAAAAGTAATATAtgttatcaattaatgccatttcAGTTATTGGAAGAAATCAAAGTTGCAGTTCAGAAGCTCGATAATCCTGAATTCCCTGATGGACAACCTTCTCATGTAACAAACCTCTCTTTCTAAGACATCATTGATTCCATGTAGCTTCCCTCATTTAAAACGTACACTCACTTTTCTTGAGTAAACTCACTTAAAATTGGTGCTGTGTACAACTAGGACCTGAAAGAACTGAAAGCTGAAGAAGGCAAACTACTAGACAGCTTTATTGGCCTCAGCTCACAGATTTGCCACTCCTTGCAAGCCATTGATTTTGATAAGGCTCTACAGAGTGCCAACCTTACAATGGATACGTATGCTCAAGATGGTACTGAGCGTGTGCAAATCTCCTACCACCGATTTCCCGGGGATAAGAAGAGTAACACTCAGTCAGATGAAATGGCTGATAAAAAATAACGAAGATTACGTTGGGGTGTTCAAGAGGTATGAAATGGACAAGGCGCTGAAGGAAGTGGCAGAGACAGCAACTGAGCTCGAGAGCTTCGAGCTATTCTGCAGTGGTTCTGGTGTTGGCAAGCATGATGAGCCCATCTCTTCTGCTGTCAGATCTACTTTGGCGCTGCTTGCAGGAGATTCAGCATAATGATAACATTGATTACTGCGTTTGAAGGTATCAAGGATCAAGGTATATGCTGTTTGCTGCTACGTCTCGACTTCCTTACTCGTAGCAGGACCAATTTGCCGTATGTCAATTTAATTATCTACACTAGAAAGATAGCCTCCTGAAATAaaattaatgaaattttattatgaatatttatGTGCAGGTggctttttattaaaatatttttattatattccaaactaaaattaaacttattttgtGTTATTTGaatgctgattttttttaattaccattgcaacatataaattctaaaataaaattacttgaGATCATGCGGTTTTGAATTGATGAGAAAATATTGTGTCGAAACAATGGAGGTGGTTCCgtttttgtcaaaatttcacTTTGTTCGGTTATAATCAAAACAGCAGTTGATTTTTGGTAAAATAATCATGAGCATCAAAAACCAATACCCCTATTATAGCTAGTCATTtagattgatccaaaatcatgttatCTTTCTTTTCCCATCATAAAATGTTTCCAaaaaacttttcaaataagaaacttCTTTTGTCAAATTAGCACAAATTTTACAATCAATCATAACACGTTTGTTTTTGCGATATCTAgagcaagaaagcacttcatcagattttacaattatttttttatgtagtCACTATTATTCCTTGCATACCATTTGACCTTGCTTTGTTAGATATCATGATATTTTTGAGAATCCATATAAAATTTAGTATTTGAAGAAGCTATTGACCTAACCAAACATATCGAATTGTAGTAAGGATCACTCTGAAATTTTGTTAATCttaattggttttttatgaattttctataaatttttaaataataaataaaatctcTTCAGAGGTGGTGGCTTATGAAAACCACCTGGAAAACGAAGTGAGATCACATATCAGTGAGAATCCACATTTGTACGGGTCAACTTTATCATTGAGAATCCACATTTGTGCAGGTTTACTTGTCAACTCTTTTGACACTATGGAGATGAAAGATTTAAAATATACTAATTTGGACAATAGATTTTAAGTTTaagatattattttttatagtagATTTAACCTATATTTTACTTTGTACAAAAGATTTAACATAGAGAACATGGTGATATATCAGAAAGCAAAAGTTTCTCCCCAATTTAAACTACTTAGAACCCTCTTGTCATACTCTGGGGCTAATAACATGTTTGTGGAGTATATAgctgtcgacgagtgatacttGTATACCGGATGATTAGGGTATTGGGATATGTTggaacgaggatctacgtaatacgacatcaagcagacaaaagacaaggattatactggttcgggccccttatcaggtaatagccctactctaatttatatgagattgatgatgGAAAACCAAAGATTACAATGGAAGTAGACAGAATCGGCGACCCCCGGCGACTTGGTTCCGCGTTTTCCGGCTTTGTAAACTATGGTGTGTGTTAgcgatgagattcgatgccttgcaCCCTTCCctgggggtcccttttataccatgGATCATCTTGATCCCCAAGTAAGACTCGAAGACATTGGATCTTATACGATATAACAAAAACTCTATCCcctccgagtaggactttgaAAATCACTCGACTCGTGTAGATATTTTCCATGATTTTTAACAGATTCCACTAACATACATAGAAATAATCCACGTACGTGAAGGTATACCGTATCTGCATATTCCATAAGTCGTCGGGTAGGAGGTATGCCCTATCAGGAACCTGACAATAGCATCTTCTTAACATAGATATGATTTAGTTATTTGAACTTAACATAGATATATGTAGTATGAGCAAACTGTGAAGTCGGAGTAGAGCTCAGAGTTTCTAGGTGAACATTAATTCATTGTGGCTGCTGCTTACGGTTGTAGAAGTATATATAAGAGCAATGGGAAAACTTGAGAAGACTTTGCTTGCTTGTCATAATAACAAAGACAAACGACTAGCAGACCTCCCAACAAGGCGGTCTTAATTCATTTGCTCCACCATATTATATTACTACGGCCCTAGATTAAAACTCTTCAATATAATACTAGTATTTCGCATGATAATATATAGATGTGGCACGGATCGTTATGTCGCTACAAAAAAGCTTCGAATCTGCACGCATGTGGCTTCGTATCTCCAGTTCTCCACCCCCTGCATGGTAACAGTCTAGTGATATTAAAGGGCAAGAACAGTTGAACCTactaacatatatatactcGCTCTGGCACTgaaaaaaccaacttctggGACGTGTTTGAACAAGTACTTTTTATCCCAGATTCATTATTGAAAGTTGATTTTTGGGACAAAGAATGAATAAGTGATCAGAATAACGACATAAGATGAAAAGAAGTGGAGAAGAAATTAAGTTAAGGAAcgatgaaaattaattatagaaTTAATATTTGCactaactatatatttaagttAAGGTTGTATTTTTCCTTGACggtaaaatgtatttttctgaTGGTTTCACGCTCATATATATACACTAGTACAATAGCTATTTTTCTGTGCGGTCGAATCGGTTTTTGCGTGCGGTTGCTTCACCCGTCTAGAATTAAGGGTCTGCGAAAatcgtgatttttttttgcgggtGACGCATACGCAcgggaaaataaaaaatcgaaacaaaaaaaaagaaaatcaaaaccaAAACCATAACCCtaatccaccgccgccgctgccctagccgaggtccgtcgccgtcgcccgcgcggtcgccggcgacggatccAGACGCTGGAAGACCgctgccgtcaccgccgccgtcgtcgcccgctCCCGACGTTGGATCCGTCGCCCACTCCTATCACCGACGCCGGATCCGCCACCCCCATGCCTCCTCACTGCTGCCGATGccaccctcccctccggccgTTGTCCCCGTGGTCGCCGGCTGAagacgcccctcccctccgccggatctccaaggggagggaggggagggggaggagagccaaagggagagggaggagaggggccacgcgccgccgctgtcTCCGCTGGATCCGCCGCCCCCATGACTCCCCACCGCCGACAACGCCAACCTCCCCTCCGGGCGTCGTCCCCGTGGTTGCCAGCCGAAGACACCCCTCCTCTCTACCGGATCTATCAAATCATtattttatatcaaaattttcaaaacacGTTGTTTAATATAAATGTTACGCAATAATATTCTCTACCAGTAAATTCCAATTTatgatctatattaactaattttttacATTAATTACTGAACCCACTATTTTAtactatttttaataaaaatattttgatatcgGTTTTCGCTTAAACTGATGGACCTATTAACTAGACCTATTAAGGACCTATTAACACGCATGCCATATCTATcttttataaaagtaaaatgaaacATCTCAAGACCTCATACATGTGCATGTTTGCCTTCTGCACATATGACGAAGCATCGTATCTGAGGCAGCTAAGGTGATTTGTCAAGGTGATCCGATAAACACTATACATAccaattaaatttatataattttgctCTTATTTCAAACAAATATTGTTTCGAGGAAAACAATCAAACatgcgaaaaagaaaaaaagggaaaacttcaacaaattgctgatattttgcACTACCCAACCAAGCAATTCTGCCAATGATTTGTGTCCTAACAAAAATTCTTTAAAACTTTGGAAAagaatatgaaaattttgaacttcTACGAAGGGAAAAACAATCCAAccattaatctatgattaattTGGTTGTCAATAAATCATGCATGTTCATGAGACGATTCGATCAAAATAACTTTGAGTCCttgtgttgacagaaaacacgagaccTAGgaaatctgcttaactccagtgcaggtccaaaactcgcatTCGGAtgtgtgagcgtgccagttgatttgatcctgcaatcaacaagaaacaaaaacaaagaaaccGAGGTTAAAttcataaatgatagccgatcggctaattgccaatgacatatcatttatccttgagccgatgtcatatgtgaatcgatcggcagtcataaaTATGTAAcaaggaactaaatctactcgatcggctgtagatattagcaatatataacccttatatcgatatatactcaaatcaagtgattgggatagatcggtcgtcatGCCAAGACAGTACaaatcacttagattgaaatatatattaacaacaagattatatatgctcatagcatagccgatcagacaGATCTAGTATGTAtcagctaatactccgatactactctatattaagatattaaagcaagtagaatacaCCAAACAGGAGCCTAAtgtacttaaatgcaacaagatcttaatataaagggcagatttaacatatcaattgAGCGTATAAAATagaagtagttaaatcagataagatcggctaaaactccgatactaccctaatcggcaaccagaaggcaggctagggattgaaattctaagcacgacttaatagatcaaactcaactgatgcagcattaagtatgaaaagaagaacaatatctagacaatcaagccgctggatatTTTATagggtggtagatatcttatataatctaagccaacgtcgctatttaacctaatcggccgccttctactaacagatgttagccgattatagGTTAGATAATGATATTGTCAGagattatatagaatatatggtaactcgatgaattacataaacaagattagagtatcataaagatggaagcactaatcccgagaacacaagtcgtcataacaagttttacctcttgttgaagatcgaaaccgatgcagctcaacccgaaagaaagaactcgtcgaaataaaactaaagcaaaagggtggcgatgcgccgaaattgtattgaacgtatgtgttaataattacatagggctcgaggtctatttatacccgagaattataagatatgtccatattggacacgactcttatctctaacaaactctaag encodes the following:
- the LOC9266660 gene encoding uncharacterized protein; its protein translation is MAEAAGTRASQQQEEAAGIENGGGKDQLPEDTSKLNITVLWLAIYFRLMDGFGKLALAWATVVLLGGFSTLIKPKDFWFVTIIVVMQITRVFGGSQKPEDQLFIRVPLSMLHRDELTHVGLGSWRKNTIKNGEASKGSSSVRQNQRNVLVRMFCPKRHVKMTIFQTTLTWMEAAALVACIFISFRRLLKQDYVDPKDKVKDDHKNIRGSLNVFYGLALAHSMSYYILIVAFQFLVAPLVRLVHSSYKLHDWGMDAVSEYTAKKLWAFIRYNVREALEMNLITFGKELARSDSIDDQLKGVRILDYIIRWEKQHLSRAGVLDIYKIEKYKGRVLTSIRASTETLERVVNMLGLNLKSLEEEETRGHAASIVLELAPYLLFENLPAMPQLIASLLTTGRERINEGPHDINSVELTCYGVKILERLVENPDNRRSVADANVVLSKIVELLNFRDDCKVPVPDETENRSQEEIVEASLNVLHKLVSTTGETGEALRSTISKNSEIMSNIRKILYQHDNKNSSLSVHAVKILSCLAMHETAREVIGSSCQIVRKLVSSVLPRPMDIVQDGNNGSTVADSAAQALVLLSTGSEYNRATILDKINLEELVGMLFDASMEQRIMIAHLLKHLRTYSGPGYGNQLKKVIDGSLPKLLEEIKVAVQKLDNPEFPDGQPSHDLKELKAEEGKLLDSFIGLSSQICHSLQAIDFDKALQSANLTMDTYAQDGTERVQISYHRFPGDKKSNTQSDEMADKK